The following are encoded in a window of Pan troglodytes isolate AG18354 chromosome 4, NHGRI_mPanTro3-v2.0_pri, whole genome shotgun sequence genomic DNA:
- the APBB3 gene encoding amyloid-beta A4 precursor protein-binding family B member 3 isoform X2: MISLVRECARRMFGVSVFRRLMSSQLRGGVSGFAGVRGPPPDPHTETRNHSGIQTPVYTHHPWAGCAAQALPRDRPVSRPVSHPVFVRRQLAPQPAAQRGWACRRSSSRGRAGLRVRAGRGWRGAAGVMLGKDYMLAIILVNCDDDLWEDHSLEGEAGLPPGWRKIHDAAGTYYWHVPSGSTQWQRPTWELGDAEDPGTGTEGIWGLRPPKGRSFSSLESSLDRSNSLSWYGEESYIQSMEPGAKCFAVRSLGWVEVPEEDLAPGKSSIAVNNCIQQLAQTRSRSQPPDGAWGEGQNMLMILKKDAMSLVNPVDHSLIHCQPLVHIRVWGVGSSKGRPISAPARDFAFVASDKDSCMLKCHVFRCDVPAKAIASALHGLCAQILSERVGVSGDASCCSPDPISPEDLPRQVELLDAVSQAAQKYEALYMGTLPVTKAMGMDVLNEAIGTLTARGDRNAWVPTMLSVSDSLMTAHPIQAEASTEEEPLWQCPVRLVTFIGVGRDPHTFGLIADLGRQSFQCAAFWCQPHAGGLSEAVQAACMVQYQKCLVASAARGKAWGAQARARLRLKRSSSMDSPGGPLPLPLLKGGVGGAGATPRKRGVFSFLDAFRLKPSLLHMP; the protein is encoded by the exons ATGATCTCACTCGTGCGCGAGTGCGCGCGGCGCATGTTCGGCGTGTCGGTCTTCAGGCGCCTGATGAGTTCACAGTTGCGCGGTGGTGTCAGCGGTTTCGCTGGCGTTCGTGGGCCTCCCCCGGACCCACACACGGAAACACGCAACCATTCGGGGATCCAGACGCCCGTTTACACGCACCACCCCTGGGCGGGCTGTGCGGCTCAGGCCCTCCCCCGGGACCGGCCCGTGTCCCGCCCCGTGTCCCACCCCGTATTTGTGCGGCGCCAGCTGGCCCCGCAGCCTGCGGCGCAGAGAGGCTGGGCTTGCAGGCGCAGTAGCTCCAGAGGTCGCGCTGGGCTGAGAGTGCGGGCCGGCAGAGGCTGGCGGGGAGCAGCCGGGGTTATGCTGGGCAAGGATTACATGCTGGCCATCATTCTGGTCAACTGCGATG ATGACTTGTGGGAGGACCACAGTCTGGAGGGGGAGGCTGGCCTGCCTCCTGGCTGGAGGAAGATCCACGATGCTGCAGGTACTTACTACTGGCATGTACCCAGCGGTAGCACCCAGTGGCAGCGCCCAACCTGGGAACTAGGAGATGCAGAGGACCCAGGCACG GGAACGGAGGGGATCTGGGGACTGCGGCCCCCCAAAGGGAGATCCTTCTCCAGCCTGGAGAGTTCACTGGACCGGAG TAACTCTCTGTCCTGGTATGGTGAGGAATCCTACATCCAGAGCATGGAGCCAGGGGCTAAG TGCTTTGCAGTCCGCTCTCTGGGCTGGGTAGAAGTACCTGAAGAGGACCTGGCACCGGGGAAGAGCAGTATTGCAGTCAATAACTGTATCCAGCAGCTGGCCCAGACCCGCAGCCGGAGCCAGCCTCCAGATGGTGCCTGGGGTGAG GGCCAGAACATGCTGATGATCCTGAAGAAGGATGCCATGAGCCTAGTGAATCCCGTGGACCACAGTCTGATCCACTGCCAGCCTCTGGTGCACATCCGTGTGTGGGGCGTGGGGAGCTCCAAGGGCCG CCCCATCTCTGCCCCTGCTAGGGACTTCGCTTTTGTGGCAAGTGACAAAGATAGCTGTATGCTCAAGTGCCATGTGTTTCGCTGTGATGTCCCTGCCAAGGCCATTGCCAGTGCCCTACATGGGCTTTGTGCCCAG ATCTTGTCAGAGCGAGTAGGGGTCAGTGGTGATGCCTCTTGCTGCTccccagaccccatctctcctgAAGACCTGCCACGGCAAG TGGAGCTGCTGGATGCGGTAAGCCAAGCTGCTCAGAAGTACGAGGCACTGTATATGGGGACACTGCCAGTCACCAAAGCCATGG GCATGGATGTGCTGAACGAGGCCATTGGTACCCTCACCGCCAGGGGGGACCGGAATGCCTGGGTCCCCACCATGCTCAGTGTGTCTGACTCTCTCATGACTGCACACCCCATTCAG GCAGAGGCCAGTACAGAGGAGGAGCCATTGTGGCAGTGCCCTGTGCGCCTTGTGACATTTATTGGTGTTGGCCGCGACCCACACACCTTTGGCCTCATCGCTGACCTGGGCCGTCAGAGCTTCCAGTGCGCAGCCTTCTGGTGCCAGCCCCATGCAGGGGGACTCTCTGAAGCTGTGCAGGCTGCCTGTATG GTTCAGTACCAGAAGTGTCTTGTGGCCTCTGCAGCTCGAGGCAAGGCCTGGGGTGCCCAGGCCCGTGCCCGCCTGCGGCTCAAGCGGAGCAGCTCCATGGATTCCCCAGGAggtcccctgcccctccccctgctCAAAGGAGGGGTTGGCGGTGCAGGGGCAACCCCTCGAAAGCGGggtgtcttctcttttcttgatGCCTTCCGGCTGAAACCCTCTCTGCTCCATATGCCCTAA
- the APBB3 gene encoding amyloid-beta A4 precursor protein-binding family B member 3 isoform X4, which translates to MISLVRECARRMFGVSVFRRLMSSQLRGGVSGFAGVRGPPPDPHTETRNHSGIQTPVYTHHPWAGCAAQALPRDRPVSRPVSHPVFVRRQLAPQPAAQRGWACRRSSSRGRAGLRVRAGRGWRGAAGVMLGKDYMLAIILVNCDDDLWEDHSLEGEAGLPPGWRKIHDAAGTYYWHVPSGSTQWQRPTWELGDAEDPGTGTEGIWGLRPPKGRSFSSLESSLDRSNSLSWYGEESYIQSMEPGAKCFAVRSLGWVEVPEEDLAPGKSSIAVNNCIQQLAQTRSRSQPPDGAWGEGQNMLMILKKDAMSLVNPVDHSLIHCQPLVHIRVWGVGSSKGRDFAFVASDKDSCMLKCHVFRCDVPAKAIASALHGLCAQILSERVGVSGDASCCSPDPISPEDLPRQVELLDAVSQAAQKYEALYMGTLPVTKAMGMDVLNEAIGTLTARGDRNAWVPTMLSVSDSLMTAHPIQAEASTEEEPLWQCPVRLVTFIGVGRDPHTFGLIADLGRQSFQCAAFWCQPHAGGLSEAVQAACMVQYQKCLVASAARGKAWGAQARARLRLKRSSSMDSPGGPLPLPLLKGGVGGAGATPRKRGVFSFLDAFRLKPSLLHMP; encoded by the exons ATGATCTCACTCGTGCGCGAGTGCGCGCGGCGCATGTTCGGCGTGTCGGTCTTCAGGCGCCTGATGAGTTCACAGTTGCGCGGTGGTGTCAGCGGTTTCGCTGGCGTTCGTGGGCCTCCCCCGGACCCACACACGGAAACACGCAACCATTCGGGGATCCAGACGCCCGTTTACACGCACCACCCCTGGGCGGGCTGTGCGGCTCAGGCCCTCCCCCGGGACCGGCCCGTGTCCCGCCCCGTGTCCCACCCCGTATTTGTGCGGCGCCAGCTGGCCCCGCAGCCTGCGGCGCAGAGAGGCTGGGCTTGCAGGCGCAGTAGCTCCAGAGGTCGCGCTGGGCTGAGAGTGCGGGCCGGCAGAGGCTGGCGGGGAGCAGCCGGGGTTATGCTGGGCAAGGATTACATGCTGGCCATCATTCTGGTCAACTGCGATG ATGACTTGTGGGAGGACCACAGTCTGGAGGGGGAGGCTGGCCTGCCTCCTGGCTGGAGGAAGATCCACGATGCTGCAGGTACTTACTACTGGCATGTACCCAGCGGTAGCACCCAGTGGCAGCGCCCAACCTGGGAACTAGGAGATGCAGAGGACCCAGGCACG GGAACGGAGGGGATCTGGGGACTGCGGCCCCCCAAAGGGAGATCCTTCTCCAGCCTGGAGAGTTCACTGGACCGGAG TAACTCTCTGTCCTGGTATGGTGAGGAATCCTACATCCAGAGCATGGAGCCAGGGGCTAAG TGCTTTGCAGTCCGCTCTCTGGGCTGGGTAGAAGTACCTGAAGAGGACCTGGCACCGGGGAAGAGCAGTATTGCAGTCAATAACTGTATCCAGCAGCTGGCCCAGACCCGCAGCCGGAGCCAGCCTCCAGATGGTGCCTGGGGTGAG GGCCAGAACATGCTGATGATCCTGAAGAAGGATGCCATGAGCCTAGTGAATCCCGTGGACCACAGTCTGATCCACTGCCAGCCTCTGGTGCACATCCGTGTGTGGGGCGTGGGGAGCTCCAAGGGCCG GGACTTCGCTTTTGTGGCAAGTGACAAAGATAGCTGTATGCTCAAGTGCCATGTGTTTCGCTGTGATGTCCCTGCCAAGGCCATTGCCAGTGCCCTACATGGGCTTTGTGCCCAG ATCTTGTCAGAGCGAGTAGGGGTCAGTGGTGATGCCTCTTGCTGCTccccagaccccatctctcctgAAGACCTGCCACGGCAAG TGGAGCTGCTGGATGCGGTAAGCCAAGCTGCTCAGAAGTACGAGGCACTGTATATGGGGACACTGCCAGTCACCAAAGCCATGG GCATGGATGTGCTGAACGAGGCCATTGGTACCCTCACCGCCAGGGGGGACCGGAATGCCTGGGTCCCCACCATGCTCAGTGTGTCTGACTCTCTCATGACTGCACACCCCATTCAG GCAGAGGCCAGTACAGAGGAGGAGCCATTGTGGCAGTGCCCTGTGCGCCTTGTGACATTTATTGGTGTTGGCCGCGACCCACACACCTTTGGCCTCATCGCTGACCTGGGCCGTCAGAGCTTCCAGTGCGCAGCCTTCTGGTGCCAGCCCCATGCAGGGGGACTCTCTGAAGCTGTGCAGGCTGCCTGTATG GTTCAGTACCAGAAGTGTCTTGTGGCCTCTGCAGCTCGAGGCAAGGCCTGGGGTGCCCAGGCCCGTGCCCGCCTGCGGCTCAAGCGGAGCAGCTCCATGGATTCCCCAGGAggtcccctgcccctccccctgctCAAAGGAGGGGTTGGCGGTGCAGGGGCAACCCCTCGAAAGCGGggtgtcttctcttttcttgatGCCTTCCGGCTGAAACCCTCTCTGCTCCATATGCCCTAA
- the APBB3 gene encoding amyloid-beta A4 precursor protein-binding family B member 3 isoform X3 encodes MISLVRECARRMFGVSVFRRLMSSQLRGGVSGFAGVRGPPPDPHTETRNHSGIQTPVYTHHPWAGCAAQALPRDRPVSRPVSHPVFVRRQLAPQPAAQRGWACRRSSSRGRAGLRVRAGRGWRGAAGVMLGKDYMLAIILVNCDDDLWEDHSLEGEAGLPPGWRKIHDAAGTYYWHVPSGSTQWQRPTWELGDAEDPGTGTEGIWGLRPPKGRSFSSLESSLDRSNSLSWYGEESYIQSMEPGAKCFAVRSLGWVEVPEEDLAPGKSSIAVNNCIQQLAQTRSRSQPPDGAWGEGQNMLMILKKDAMSLVNPVDHSLIHCQPLVHIRVWGVGSSKGRDRDFAFVASDKDSCMLKCHVFRCDVPAKAIASALHGLCAQILSERVGVSGDASCCSPDPISPEDLPRQVELLDAVSQAAQKYEALYMGTLPVTKAMGMDVLNEAIGTLTARGDRNAWVPTMLSVSDSLMTAHPIQAEASTEEEPLWQCPVRLVTFIGVGRDPHTFGLIADLGRQSFQCAAFWCQPHAGGLSEAVQAACMVQYQKCLVASAARGKAWGAQARARLRLKRSSSMDSPGGPLPLPLLKGGVGGAGATPRKRGVFSFLDAFRLKPSLLHMP; translated from the exons ATGATCTCACTCGTGCGCGAGTGCGCGCGGCGCATGTTCGGCGTGTCGGTCTTCAGGCGCCTGATGAGTTCACAGTTGCGCGGTGGTGTCAGCGGTTTCGCTGGCGTTCGTGGGCCTCCCCCGGACCCACACACGGAAACACGCAACCATTCGGGGATCCAGACGCCCGTTTACACGCACCACCCCTGGGCGGGCTGTGCGGCTCAGGCCCTCCCCCGGGACCGGCCCGTGTCCCGCCCCGTGTCCCACCCCGTATTTGTGCGGCGCCAGCTGGCCCCGCAGCCTGCGGCGCAGAGAGGCTGGGCTTGCAGGCGCAGTAGCTCCAGAGGTCGCGCTGGGCTGAGAGTGCGGGCCGGCAGAGGCTGGCGGGGAGCAGCCGGGGTTATGCTGGGCAAGGATTACATGCTGGCCATCATTCTGGTCAACTGCGATG ATGACTTGTGGGAGGACCACAGTCTGGAGGGGGAGGCTGGCCTGCCTCCTGGCTGGAGGAAGATCCACGATGCTGCAGGTACTTACTACTGGCATGTACCCAGCGGTAGCACCCAGTGGCAGCGCCCAACCTGGGAACTAGGAGATGCAGAGGACCCAGGCACG GGAACGGAGGGGATCTGGGGACTGCGGCCCCCCAAAGGGAGATCCTTCTCCAGCCTGGAGAGTTCACTGGACCGGAG TAACTCTCTGTCCTGGTATGGTGAGGAATCCTACATCCAGAGCATGGAGCCAGGGGCTAAG TGCTTTGCAGTCCGCTCTCTGGGCTGGGTAGAAGTACCTGAAGAGGACCTGGCACCGGGGAAGAGCAGTATTGCAGTCAATAACTGTATCCAGCAGCTGGCCCAGACCCGCAGCCGGAGCCAGCCTCCAGATGGTGCCTGGGGTGAG GGCCAGAACATGCTGATGATCCTGAAGAAGGATGCCATGAGCCTAGTGAATCCCGTGGACCACAGTCTGATCCACTGCCAGCCTCTGGTGCACATCCGTGTGTGGGGCGTGGGGAGCTCCAAGGGCCG TGACAG GGACTTCGCTTTTGTGGCAAGTGACAAAGATAGCTGTATGCTCAAGTGCCATGTGTTTCGCTGTGATGTCCCTGCCAAGGCCATTGCCAGTGCCCTACATGGGCTTTGTGCCCAG ATCTTGTCAGAGCGAGTAGGGGTCAGTGGTGATGCCTCTTGCTGCTccccagaccccatctctcctgAAGACCTGCCACGGCAAG TGGAGCTGCTGGATGCGGTAAGCCAAGCTGCTCAGAAGTACGAGGCACTGTATATGGGGACACTGCCAGTCACCAAAGCCATGG GCATGGATGTGCTGAACGAGGCCATTGGTACCCTCACCGCCAGGGGGGACCGGAATGCCTGGGTCCCCACCATGCTCAGTGTGTCTGACTCTCTCATGACTGCACACCCCATTCAG GCAGAGGCCAGTACAGAGGAGGAGCCATTGTGGCAGTGCCCTGTGCGCCTTGTGACATTTATTGGTGTTGGCCGCGACCCACACACCTTTGGCCTCATCGCTGACCTGGGCCGTCAGAGCTTCCAGTGCGCAGCCTTCTGGTGCCAGCCCCATGCAGGGGGACTCTCTGAAGCTGTGCAGGCTGCCTGTATG GTTCAGTACCAGAAGTGTCTTGTGGCCTCTGCAGCTCGAGGCAAGGCCTGGGGTGCCCAGGCCCGTGCCCGCCTGCGGCTCAAGCGGAGCAGCTCCATGGATTCCCCAGGAggtcccctgcccctccccctgctCAAAGGAGGGGTTGGCGGTGCAGGGGCAACCCCTCGAAAGCGGggtgtcttctcttttcttgatGCCTTCCGGCTGAAACCCTCTCTGCTCCATATGCCCTAA
- the APBB3 gene encoding amyloid-beta A4 precursor protein-binding family B member 3 isoform X1, whose translation MISLVRECARRMFGVSVFRRLMSSQLRGGVSGFAGVRGPPPDPHTETRNHSGIQTPVYTHHPWAGCAAQALPRDRPVSRPVSHPVFVRRQLAPQPAAQRGWACRRSSSRGRAGLRVRAGRGWRGAAGVMLGKDYMLAIILVNCDDDLWEDHSLEGEAGLPPGWRKIHDAAGTYYWHVPSGSTQWQRPTWELGDAEDPGTGTEGIWGLRPPKGRSFSSLESSLDRSNSLSWYGEESYIQSMEPGAKCFAVRSLGWVEVPEEDLAPGKSSIAVNNCIQQLAQTRSRSQPPDGAWGEGQNMLMILKKDAMSLVNPVDHSLIHCQPLVHIRVWGVGSSKGRDSPISAPARDFAFVASDKDSCMLKCHVFRCDVPAKAIASALHGLCAQILSERVGVSGDASCCSPDPISPEDLPRQVELLDAVSQAAQKYEALYMGTLPVTKAMGMDVLNEAIGTLTARGDRNAWVPTMLSVSDSLMTAHPIQAEASTEEEPLWQCPVRLVTFIGVGRDPHTFGLIADLGRQSFQCAAFWCQPHAGGLSEAVQAACMVQYQKCLVASAARGKAWGAQARARLRLKRSSSMDSPGGPLPLPLLKGGVGGAGATPRKRGVFSFLDAFRLKPSLLHMP comes from the exons ATGATCTCACTCGTGCGCGAGTGCGCGCGGCGCATGTTCGGCGTGTCGGTCTTCAGGCGCCTGATGAGTTCACAGTTGCGCGGTGGTGTCAGCGGTTTCGCTGGCGTTCGTGGGCCTCCCCCGGACCCACACACGGAAACACGCAACCATTCGGGGATCCAGACGCCCGTTTACACGCACCACCCCTGGGCGGGCTGTGCGGCTCAGGCCCTCCCCCGGGACCGGCCCGTGTCCCGCCCCGTGTCCCACCCCGTATTTGTGCGGCGCCAGCTGGCCCCGCAGCCTGCGGCGCAGAGAGGCTGGGCTTGCAGGCGCAGTAGCTCCAGAGGTCGCGCTGGGCTGAGAGTGCGGGCCGGCAGAGGCTGGCGGGGAGCAGCCGGGGTTATGCTGGGCAAGGATTACATGCTGGCCATCATTCTGGTCAACTGCGATG ATGACTTGTGGGAGGACCACAGTCTGGAGGGGGAGGCTGGCCTGCCTCCTGGCTGGAGGAAGATCCACGATGCTGCAGGTACTTACTACTGGCATGTACCCAGCGGTAGCACCCAGTGGCAGCGCCCAACCTGGGAACTAGGAGATGCAGAGGACCCAGGCACG GGAACGGAGGGGATCTGGGGACTGCGGCCCCCCAAAGGGAGATCCTTCTCCAGCCTGGAGAGTTCACTGGACCGGAG TAACTCTCTGTCCTGGTATGGTGAGGAATCCTACATCCAGAGCATGGAGCCAGGGGCTAAG TGCTTTGCAGTCCGCTCTCTGGGCTGGGTAGAAGTACCTGAAGAGGACCTGGCACCGGGGAAGAGCAGTATTGCAGTCAATAACTGTATCCAGCAGCTGGCCCAGACCCGCAGCCGGAGCCAGCCTCCAGATGGTGCCTGGGGTGAG GGCCAGAACATGCTGATGATCCTGAAGAAGGATGCCATGAGCCTAGTGAATCCCGTGGACCACAGTCTGATCCACTGCCAGCCTCTGGTGCACATCCGTGTGTGGGGCGTGGGGAGCTCCAAGGGCCG TGACAG CCCCATCTCTGCCCCTGCTAGGGACTTCGCTTTTGTGGCAAGTGACAAAGATAGCTGTATGCTCAAGTGCCATGTGTTTCGCTGTGATGTCCCTGCCAAGGCCATTGCCAGTGCCCTACATGGGCTTTGTGCCCAG ATCTTGTCAGAGCGAGTAGGGGTCAGTGGTGATGCCTCTTGCTGCTccccagaccccatctctcctgAAGACCTGCCACGGCAAG TGGAGCTGCTGGATGCGGTAAGCCAAGCTGCTCAGAAGTACGAGGCACTGTATATGGGGACACTGCCAGTCACCAAAGCCATGG GCATGGATGTGCTGAACGAGGCCATTGGTACCCTCACCGCCAGGGGGGACCGGAATGCCTGGGTCCCCACCATGCTCAGTGTGTCTGACTCTCTCATGACTGCACACCCCATTCAG GCAGAGGCCAGTACAGAGGAGGAGCCATTGTGGCAGTGCCCTGTGCGCCTTGTGACATTTATTGGTGTTGGCCGCGACCCACACACCTTTGGCCTCATCGCTGACCTGGGCCGTCAGAGCTTCCAGTGCGCAGCCTTCTGGTGCCAGCCCCATGCAGGGGGACTCTCTGAAGCTGTGCAGGCTGCCTGTATG GTTCAGTACCAGAAGTGTCTTGTGGCCTCTGCAGCTCGAGGCAAGGCCTGGGGTGCCCAGGCCCGTGCCCGCCTGCGGCTCAAGCGGAGCAGCTCCATGGATTCCCCAGGAggtcccctgcccctccccctgctCAAAGGAGGGGTTGGCGGTGCAGGGGCAACCCCTCGAAAGCGGggtgtcttctcttttcttgatGCCTTCCGGCTGAAACCCTCTCTGCTCCATATGCCCTAA
- the APBB3 gene encoding amyloid-beta A4 precursor protein-binding family B member 3 isoform X6, with amino-acid sequence MISLVRECARRMFGVSVFRRLMSSQLRGGVSGFAGVRGPPPDPHTETRNHSGIQTPVYTHHPWAGCAAQALPRDRPVSRPVSHPVFVRRQLAPQPAAQRGWACRRSSSRGRAGLRVRAGRGWRGAAGVMLGKDYMLAIILVNCDDDLWEDHSLEGEAGLPPGWRKIHDAAGTYYWHVPSGSTQWQRPTWELGDAEDPGTGTEGIWGLRPPKGRSFSSLESSLDRSNSLSWYGEESYIQSMEPGAKCFAVRSLGWVEVPEEDLAPGKSSIAVNNCIQQLAQTRSRSQPPDGAWGEGQNMLMILKKDAMSLVNPVDHSLIHCQPLVHIRVWGVGSSKGRDFAFVASDKDSCMLKCHVFRCDVPAKAIASALHGLCAQILSERVGVSGDASCCSPDPISPEDLPRQVELLDAVSQAAQKYEALYMGTLPVTKAMGMDVLNEAIGTLTARGDRNAWVPTMLSVSDSLMTAHPIQVQYQKCLVASAARGKAWGAQARARLRLKRSSSMDSPGGPLPLPLLKGGVGGAGATPRKRGVFSFLDAFRLKPSLLHMP; translated from the exons ATGATCTCACTCGTGCGCGAGTGCGCGCGGCGCATGTTCGGCGTGTCGGTCTTCAGGCGCCTGATGAGTTCACAGTTGCGCGGTGGTGTCAGCGGTTTCGCTGGCGTTCGTGGGCCTCCCCCGGACCCACACACGGAAACACGCAACCATTCGGGGATCCAGACGCCCGTTTACACGCACCACCCCTGGGCGGGCTGTGCGGCTCAGGCCCTCCCCCGGGACCGGCCCGTGTCCCGCCCCGTGTCCCACCCCGTATTTGTGCGGCGCCAGCTGGCCCCGCAGCCTGCGGCGCAGAGAGGCTGGGCTTGCAGGCGCAGTAGCTCCAGAGGTCGCGCTGGGCTGAGAGTGCGGGCCGGCAGAGGCTGGCGGGGAGCAGCCGGGGTTATGCTGGGCAAGGATTACATGCTGGCCATCATTCTGGTCAACTGCGATG ATGACTTGTGGGAGGACCACAGTCTGGAGGGGGAGGCTGGCCTGCCTCCTGGCTGGAGGAAGATCCACGATGCTGCAGGTACTTACTACTGGCATGTACCCAGCGGTAGCACCCAGTGGCAGCGCCCAACCTGGGAACTAGGAGATGCAGAGGACCCAGGCACG GGAACGGAGGGGATCTGGGGACTGCGGCCCCCCAAAGGGAGATCCTTCTCCAGCCTGGAGAGTTCACTGGACCGGAG TAACTCTCTGTCCTGGTATGGTGAGGAATCCTACATCCAGAGCATGGAGCCAGGGGCTAAG TGCTTTGCAGTCCGCTCTCTGGGCTGGGTAGAAGTACCTGAAGAGGACCTGGCACCGGGGAAGAGCAGTATTGCAGTCAATAACTGTATCCAGCAGCTGGCCCAGACCCGCAGCCGGAGCCAGCCTCCAGATGGTGCCTGGGGTGAG GGCCAGAACATGCTGATGATCCTGAAGAAGGATGCCATGAGCCTAGTGAATCCCGTGGACCACAGTCTGATCCACTGCCAGCCTCTGGTGCACATCCGTGTGTGGGGCGTGGGGAGCTCCAAGGGCCG GGACTTCGCTTTTGTGGCAAGTGACAAAGATAGCTGTATGCTCAAGTGCCATGTGTTTCGCTGTGATGTCCCTGCCAAGGCCATTGCCAGTGCCCTACATGGGCTTTGTGCCCAG ATCTTGTCAGAGCGAGTAGGGGTCAGTGGTGATGCCTCTTGCTGCTccccagaccccatctctcctgAAGACCTGCCACGGCAAG TGGAGCTGCTGGATGCGGTAAGCCAAGCTGCTCAGAAGTACGAGGCACTGTATATGGGGACACTGCCAGTCACCAAAGCCATGG GCATGGATGTGCTGAACGAGGCCATTGGTACCCTCACCGCCAGGGGGGACCGGAATGCCTGGGTCCCCACCATGCTCAGTGTGTCTGACTCTCTCATGACTGCACACCCCATTCAG GTTCAGTACCAGAAGTGTCTTGTGGCCTCTGCAGCTCGAGGCAAGGCCTGGGGTGCCCAGGCCCGTGCCCGCCTGCGGCTCAAGCGGAGCAGCTCCATGGATTCCCCAGGAggtcccctgcccctccccctgctCAAAGGAGGGGTTGGCGGTGCAGGGGCAACCCCTCGAAAGCGGggtgtcttctcttttcttgatGCCTTCCGGCTGAAACCCTCTCTGCTCCATATGCCCTAA
- the APBB3 gene encoding amyloid-beta A4 precursor protein-binding family B member 3 isoform X5, translating into MISLVRECARRMFGVSVFRRLMSSQLRGGVSGFAGVRGPPPDPHTETRNHSGIQTPVYTHHPWAGCAAQALPRDRPVSRPVSHPVFVRRQLAPQPAAQRGWACRRSSSRGRAGLRVRAGRGWRGAAGVMLGKDYMLAIILVNCDDDLWEDHSLEGEAGLPPGWRKIHDAAGTYYWHVPSGSTQWQRPTWELGDAEDPGTGTEGIWGLRPPKGRSFSSLESSLDRSNSLSWYGEESYIQSMEPGAKCFAVRSLGWVEVPEEDLAPGKSSIAVNNCIQQLAQTRSRSQPPDGAWGEGQNMLMILKKDAMSLVNPVDHSLIHCQPLVHIRVWGVGSSKGRPISAPARDFAFVASDKDSCMLKCHVFRCDVPAKAIASALHGLCAQILSERVGVSGDASCCSPDPISPEDLPRQVELLDAVSQAAQKYEALYMGTLPVTKAMGMDVLNEAIGTLTARGDRNAWVPTMLSVSDSLMTAHPIQVQYQKCLVASAARGKAWGAQARARLRLKRSSSMDSPGGPLPLPLLKGGVGGAGATPRKRGVFSFLDAFRLKPSLLHMP; encoded by the exons ATGATCTCACTCGTGCGCGAGTGCGCGCGGCGCATGTTCGGCGTGTCGGTCTTCAGGCGCCTGATGAGTTCACAGTTGCGCGGTGGTGTCAGCGGTTTCGCTGGCGTTCGTGGGCCTCCCCCGGACCCACACACGGAAACACGCAACCATTCGGGGATCCAGACGCCCGTTTACACGCACCACCCCTGGGCGGGCTGTGCGGCTCAGGCCCTCCCCCGGGACCGGCCCGTGTCCCGCCCCGTGTCCCACCCCGTATTTGTGCGGCGCCAGCTGGCCCCGCAGCCTGCGGCGCAGAGAGGCTGGGCTTGCAGGCGCAGTAGCTCCAGAGGTCGCGCTGGGCTGAGAGTGCGGGCCGGCAGAGGCTGGCGGGGAGCAGCCGGGGTTATGCTGGGCAAGGATTACATGCTGGCCATCATTCTGGTCAACTGCGATG ATGACTTGTGGGAGGACCACAGTCTGGAGGGGGAGGCTGGCCTGCCTCCTGGCTGGAGGAAGATCCACGATGCTGCAGGTACTTACTACTGGCATGTACCCAGCGGTAGCACCCAGTGGCAGCGCCCAACCTGGGAACTAGGAGATGCAGAGGACCCAGGCACG GGAACGGAGGGGATCTGGGGACTGCGGCCCCCCAAAGGGAGATCCTTCTCCAGCCTGGAGAGTTCACTGGACCGGAG TAACTCTCTGTCCTGGTATGGTGAGGAATCCTACATCCAGAGCATGGAGCCAGGGGCTAAG TGCTTTGCAGTCCGCTCTCTGGGCTGGGTAGAAGTACCTGAAGAGGACCTGGCACCGGGGAAGAGCAGTATTGCAGTCAATAACTGTATCCAGCAGCTGGCCCAGACCCGCAGCCGGAGCCAGCCTCCAGATGGTGCCTGGGGTGAG GGCCAGAACATGCTGATGATCCTGAAGAAGGATGCCATGAGCCTAGTGAATCCCGTGGACCACAGTCTGATCCACTGCCAGCCTCTGGTGCACATCCGTGTGTGGGGCGTGGGGAGCTCCAAGGGCCG CCCCATCTCTGCCCCTGCTAGGGACTTCGCTTTTGTGGCAAGTGACAAAGATAGCTGTATGCTCAAGTGCCATGTGTTTCGCTGTGATGTCCCTGCCAAGGCCATTGCCAGTGCCCTACATGGGCTTTGTGCCCAG ATCTTGTCAGAGCGAGTAGGGGTCAGTGGTGATGCCTCTTGCTGCTccccagaccccatctctcctgAAGACCTGCCACGGCAAG TGGAGCTGCTGGATGCGGTAAGCCAAGCTGCTCAGAAGTACGAGGCACTGTATATGGGGACACTGCCAGTCACCAAAGCCATGG GCATGGATGTGCTGAACGAGGCCATTGGTACCCTCACCGCCAGGGGGGACCGGAATGCCTGGGTCCCCACCATGCTCAGTGTGTCTGACTCTCTCATGACTGCACACCCCATTCAG GTTCAGTACCAGAAGTGTCTTGTGGCCTCTGCAGCTCGAGGCAAGGCCTGGGGTGCCCAGGCCCGTGCCCGCCTGCGGCTCAAGCGGAGCAGCTCCATGGATTCCCCAGGAggtcccctgcccctccccctgctCAAAGGAGGGGTTGGCGGTGCAGGGGCAACCCCTCGAAAGCGGggtgtcttctcttttcttgatGCCTTCCGGCTGAAACCCTCTCTGCTCCATATGCCCTAA